The nucleotide window AGCAGCACCAGCCGCCTCCGCCTCGGGGTTGCTGGGTTCGGCGGTCCTCCGGCTTTGGGTCCGGGAGGGTTTCGAAGCCAGGGCACCTGGTTCTCTGCGGGGAGAAGCGGGGTGTCGCAGGGCTTGTTCTGGGCCAGGGATCTGAGCCTGGCGCGTCTCAAGCGCAAGGCTAGGCTTGACTGAagcatgtgcaaagtgccctTACAAAAAGAAAACGATGTTACCTCAATATGGTTTTCCTTTATCCAATATGTTGACAGTAAAGAGCACAATCAAAATCCACCATCTTATTATGCAAAAATTTGGAGCGACTAACGTTAAACAAATTTAGAATTTTTTTTGCTCACCTGCTCCATCCACTCTtgtttctccctttcccccccctttctgttccttctttttttcttttctttttcctcccccccccacatcccctTATTCCTTAAGGAATGCCACctggttgggggggaggggggttgtttgAGGGGCTTGTAATTAGTTGCATTGAAGTTGACATTTGTGTAAAAGATGCATGCTCTCAATTAACTACAATGTGTGCAATACCTTCttagaagaaacaacaaaaacgTCTGTTACATCAGATTGTAAATTTTATTTGGAAAAccaataaaacattatatataatacaaaaagaaaacgaTGGACCCCTAACTGCCACCCATAGGGTCTGGGTGTGGCTCCTAAGCAGGCCCTGACATGATTTGATTGGGAAATGTGAACTCGGGCTGGTTTGTGGCTTAGGGGAGCAACCCTTCCAGAAACTGGGCtgtgaatcatagagttggacggGGTCTATAAGgctatctagtccaaccccctgctcaacacaggaatcctgAAGGAGAGACTCCTTGCCATGCTACCTGTGTGAATGGGCTAGCCACCTTTACCTCATGTGGTTAGAAGGTGGGCTGTATGCCACGGGCTTCCAAATTCTCAATTTGTAGTTAAAACAAGTGGTTCCTCTAcaatccctctctccctcctcccatgaCTGCTGTCTTGTTGACGGCCTTTTTGTAAGGAATTTCCTTGAGCTTCTTCAGTTGGGTGGTCCATTTATTTAAAATTCCCCTGGCAAATGGTGTTTTGCTTAAGATTTGGAAGGaatcttcctctcttccctcgtCCTACCCCCTCCTCTCCACTCCAGACTGCCAAGGGAccccatttccttttatttcttctggTTGTGGTTTGGCTCACTCTCTTGAGCCATCTGGAGTTGTCCACCTTCTAAGCCCATCTCTGTGGGCACCTGTTTTTTGTGCTGGAGGGCTGTGCCCCGCATTACAAGGGGCCTGTGCCATTCAGCAAGCCTTTCCCAAACCTggtgctccaaatgttttggcctacaactcacatcagaccCAGGCAGCACAcagaagggccctagctcagtggcagagcatgcacgttgcatgcagaaggttcagccCCTGGGGTCTCTAGGTAAGGTTTggacagactcctgtctgaacCCCTGGGAAGTCACTGCCcgtcagtattgagctagatgggccagtggtccgACTCTGGCTAAATAAGTTTTCTAGATTTGTAACCCTCCCACTATCCTGAAATCCTGTTAAAGCTCCCTTTGGATCTCTTCATCTATCATATTTTTCTTCCAAGTGCCTTGGGGTGGCACATGTGGTCTCCTTACCCCCTTCTATCTTTACAacagcaaccctgtaaggtaggttaggctgtgggTGTGACTACTCCAAGCTCACTTGTCCTTCATGGCAGAGTCTAGATTTGACCCTGGATATCCTGTGACCTGGTCCTAACATTCTGGACTCGACGCCAcaaacttgtttttattttttattttgctttggatGAAATTTGTGGCAGTAACTAACTAGTTCCTGCTGTATATTATTATACGGTTTTGAACAAGTCTTGTAGTGGAGGTGACGTTGCTGCAGATAAATCCCCTGGAAAATTGGAATGGAAATTCCATGAAGTCACATCTTGTGGAGCATCTAACATTTTAAAGAAAGTAGAAATGTTTTAATGATACAGGATTAATCTATTTTATTTCTTTCACACATATTTTGGTTTGACTACCTGATTAatgaagtcatagaatcatagaatagaaggggcctataaggccatcaagtccgaccccctgctcaatgcaggaatcccaatcaaagcatcctcgacaggtgcctgtccagctgcctcttgaatgcctccagcgtcggagagcccactacctctctaggccattggttccattgtcgtatggctctaacagttgggaagtttttcctgatgtccagtcgagaAAAAAgtcctctgggtggttcacaaagtgttcatacaattaaaaatgtatgcaacaataaaaaaaaggttaaatcgTTACAACCGAGTCAGTCTACAATTTTATACGGGGAATGGCTgtggctctgtggtagagcatctgtcttgcatgcagaagggcccaagcTCAATCTTGTGCGTCTCCAGATAGTCCAGAGAAATGCtccctgtctaaaatcctggaatGGTGCTGCCTGTCAGGGTAGACAACAtaaagctagatgaaccaacaggtctgatggtgggctctccgacgctagtctgcgcctgtgttagaattgcttgttaatatgtttttttaaataatgtttttaacccttttaaaaaatgtttttaaagcttttaaaaatgtttttgttttattttaatgtattttaaggtctgtttttatgatgttttaaagtgcttttagcgcttctgtttgccggcctgggctcctgctgggaggaaggatgggatataaataaaataaaaaataaataaaatagcgggctctccgacactggaggcctttaagaggcagctggacagccatctgtcgggaatgctttgatttggattcctgcatggatcagggggttggactggatggcctcatagtccccttccaactctactattctgtggttctgtataagatagcttcctacaTTCTGGCTTTGATATGCTGTGGGCTGGACTGCCTAACAGAGATGAGTTGTCCCTTTCATTTTAACCctaaatcagttttttaaaaaaacattaaaatgtgagGTTTTTAGCCCCCAACCCTTCTAGCAGCTGCTCCTGACTGGAGGGGGTTTCGGTGGGTACAGAAACAGGCTGGTGGCTACCGAGGAATAACTTTGAGTTCACAGGGTGGTGTGTGGGAAGTGACCCACGTGGGAAGTTTTGGCTCCTTGTCTAGCTatcagagcagcctttgccaagccggtgccctccagatgtttggactgcaacacccatcagcctggggctgatgggtgttgcagtccaaaacatctggagggccccgggttggcaaaggctgcattcTAGGAACGCATGTGTGCGTAGACATGCATATCCTTCCCCTCTTCTTGGTAGAAATTCTGTATTCTTtttttgatgtgtattttgtatttgtggtttttttgtgagccgccttgagaaCCTTCTGgacaaaaggcggcatagaaatagaattaataaataataataaacaatcgaaacagaacccaggagtcctggcactTTGCATCTCACCACGAGATTTCCCTCTCTGAGCGGCAGCTGTGCAACCCAGGAGTCCTAGCTCTAGGGATCCTCGGGGTATCAACTTCTGAGACCCGCATTTCTTGCtccttttaaatttgttttcccccctcctctAGCTTTCCTCGTGATGTCCGGCCccacctggcttcccccaaagcaggtGGGTGCCCCGGGCCAGCTTAGCATCACCGTTTCTGCTCCAGCGGCCTGCAAGCCCCAGAAGAGTTTTGCCTCCGCTCCTGGTGCCCCCAAGCCCACCTATGGATCTCAGGAGGCGAATGGGACCGTGAGCGCGACGGGGATGGCATCCCGGTACCTGCCGCCTGTACCAGGTAACTGCTCCAGTACTGCTAAATTAAGGAGGTCGCGGAGGAGCTAgattaattctttgcatctgtcttcacaggggCAGTTCTCTGTACCCACGCTAACtttcagggaggaagggaagagagcgtgctcttgcgctcagctcCTCCTTGTGGCGTTCTcataatgggcacctggttggccactgtgataacaggaggctggactagatgtccCTCTGGGACTCCTCATATCGtcgcaggaagggagtctgaggatcTGAGGCAGAGAGTGGTGAGGAGACACAAGGTTCTAGGCCttattgaaaacaacaacaacagacagatAACTGGTTCTGGATGGTAGCGacccaggtagggttgccaggtccatggcctgagactgatcctgtatctttaggagaagagaaggtcagccaagtgcaggtgtacttgcaacactgtaatgggaaaaaccacaaggtgggattctctcttctccctgcacaactttgaaagatacagaagacctcttggaggctgggcctggcaaccaaaggtcttctgtatctttaaaagttgtgcagggggaagggaggattccaccttgtggtttttcctattacagtgttgcaagaacacctgcacttggctgaccttctcttctcctaaagatataggatcagcctcaggccctgagcctggcaaccctagacccaAGAGAtcttaaatgtgaaattgctgatcttctgccAAAATAGGCAACATGTCCCTAAGATCAGCTTCTGTGCTTGAGGACTagaaagttttttctctctctcattatactagaacttggggatgtccaatgaagctgaatgtcggaagattcaggagCGACAAAAGAAAGGATTTGTTCCTGCAgtgtgcacagttaaactataaaATTTGCTCCCCCAGGAGGAAAGTAATGTCatcaacttgcatggctttagaagaggatgagacaaatggatggaagataaggctatcagtggctagtagccatgatggctatgtcctgCCTCTACAGTCAGAGGccgtgtgcttctgaataccagttgctggaaaccaggaaagggaagggtgctcttgcgttcaggtcctgcttgtgggcctcccatgggcatttggttggccactgtgagaataggttgctgactggatgggccactggcctgatccagcaggctcttctgtctTCTTGTGAGTCTGCCTTTTTAGAATGAAGTGTTGGCGTGTCACCCTCTGAAGTTGAAGGGCAGCGAGTCTGAGCATCGTTGACACATTGAGCGACTGCCGGAACTCCTTGATGCAGGGTTTTGCAGTGGCTTTTAACATAAACAGCTCTTTGGGAGGGTTTGTTGGAGATGAGTTTGGAAAGATCTAATCATGGTAGCCAGAAGgaaaccttttttgggggggcagctgCCTAGTACTTTCTGGGAAACAACAGGCCCTCATTATGAGCCTCTGTCAGTTACTTTGCAGCCAGAAGGGAAAATCTAGTCTcctttgtgggtgggtggtgatGGCTACACCGTGATGAGTGCAGAGAACTTGTAGGGCGGAGACTATATATCACAGGTTTCCTCCCTCGGTCAGCAGAATTGCTTTTATGCTGCCGTGGTGACCTGTTGACTGTATTTGTGGATTCTAAGCAAGAGAATTTAGGGGCAGGCCTCCGTCTAAGGGTGGGGAAGAGGTCCTAGGATGGACGTTCTGGGTTTAGGGCCCTCCTGTGCCAAGATGGGTGTTGGACAGAGGCTGGGATTTGTTGGGTTCCCATAGGCGCCTGGCCGGCCACTGTGGGAGCAGAATTCTGGATAGGTGCCTCTTCGTACGAGGCAGATGACTCCTGCTTCACTTGATGCTGTTGGATGGAGTTACTCTTACGGGGCAGCTGTTTCCTGCCAACCTACCTTGGCTTACCTGGAAATCTGGCCACTCGCCTCCCTATGGTTCTGTCGACTTCAAGCAGATAATTATTAACTGTGGCATTTATGTGTTAGTCTCTCCATAAGAGGACAGAATGGCAGCATGTAGGTAACCGTCGCACCTCGGCACTCTTGGAAGAAGGTGGACATTCTTATGCCAGGAGGGCGCTGACCCACTGCTTTCTTgttccttctgcccccccccttgCCTCCTAATCTTTCTCTGcagagcctccctccctccctcccgactCCGTGGGTGAGCCTCATTACTCCTCTCCAGACGACAGAGGGTCAGGGGGCTCCTGGAGCTCTGTTTCTCCCCCCAGCTATCCcctgcaggtaagtggggctggTGGGGGGTACATAGAGGtgtccttttttgtgtgtgtggtggtggtggggaatactTGAAATTCGGGCACTAGATTTCTAGCAAGGGATCATGCGGATTAGTGCCAATATAATTTCTAGGTGCCTGGCTCTAGATCCTTGCTCTAGCCATAAGTCTGGGTGTGGGGGCTGGGGCAAGGGTGCCTGTCGGCCCTGGAGATCCCCGAGTGGTGGGGGTGGGCTGTCCCTGTTGAACTGCAATGACGGTAGGAAGATCTAGCCTAAATCTGGCCACAGGGAGGGTGGTGTCCTCTCTTCCTGCCTTGACCAATTTTCCTGCTTGGTTTGACTAATTacggccctatctgcactatatatttaaatcactcctataccactttaaacagccatgccttccccccaagaatcctgggaagtgtagtttgtgaagggtgctgagagttgttagggaatccctattcccctcacagagctacggttcccagagttccctgtgaaGAGGGACTGATGGCTAGACCACTCTGGGAAGTGGTATGCAAGTGCTGTAAATGTGTAGAAGTGGCCTATGTCTCTCCATCACCATCCCTGCTTTTTACATCTGCATGCCAGCCAGAAATTCAGAAGGTAGAGTGCAGCAACATGGAaagcgcccccccccccccaatgctctgTTAAAGGCATAAAAGCCCTACAGCAGAGATCCTGATTTGGACTGCAAGGCCCTTTTCCCCAACCCACACCCACCCGTCCAGTACCATCCCTAAGGTCATATGTGATGCCAGGTGTGTGAGGCAGGTAAAGGTGTGGCAGAATTGCTTTGAAGTCCATTTCCCAACTACTTGGATTGAAACAGACTGCAAAGGGAGTTCACCGTGATTATGCTCGGTGACCGTTAGCTGATTGGTGCAGAGAGATACCACTTTTTGGAAGTGCGAAATGAATTAGAAGGGTACCACCCACTTGCCTGTTCTTATTTTTTCCACCCCATGCCTTTCTACCAGCAGGGGGCGCCTCTTGACCAGGGACCTTCCCATCCCTCCAGTATCGATGTGCAGATAGACTCTCTCACCAGCATGTTGGCTGATTTGGAAAGCACCCGGCATCGGCGAGGTGACAGGCAGGTAAGACACCTGGTCAGGATCCTGGGGGGGAGGAGCGGGACGGGGCAGTAAGAGGGAATGGCCCTGGGCTCTCCCAAAGTCTGGGACTTGACCTGTGTTCCCTTCCTATTCTGCAGAATTTGGAGCCTGCTCCGTATTCTCCTGCCCTGCCTCAGCCTGGCATTGCCAGGCCCGCGGCTGCTTACAAGCCAAGTCCTTCCAGAACCTTCTCTCCTGCCAAGCCCTCAGGGTGCACCACCGAAGCCTACACCAAGAGCATGCCTTACGGAGGCCAACCGTCGCAGGCGCCTACCTACTCGGCCCCTGCGGGCCTGCCTTCGCCGTATGGCATCCCTGTTGCTGGTGATTCCTATGCTGCTGGTTACCACAGGGCAGCCGCAGTGCCCAAACCATACCCACAGCCGATGCCTGCTTCTTACACCACTACTTCGTCCTCCGCCGGCCCCCCATTCAATGTCCAGGTGAAGGTGGCCCAGCCGGTCTTGGGCTACAACCAGCCCAGGCGCAGGGCAGAACAGGCCTATGGTCCTCCCTCCCCTCGGCTGGGCTATGGGGCAAAGCCTCCACCGCAATATGCATCGGAGCCAGGGGTCCGGACCCGAGCTCATGACGTCGACCCGTGGTACCCGGAGCCACCTTCTTACGGCAGGCGACTGGGTGAAGGGGAGTTCTATGCCGGCACTGGAGGGCATGCCAAACTGGGGGCACCGGTGGGGCAGTACCAGCCCGGATTGTTGAAACCAGGGAAAGAGGAGCTGGTGGCCACACCGCAGATGCCTGCAAGTGGTGGAGGGCTGAGGTTCCAGCACCAGGTAAAGGAGGCCAAATTGGGGGAACTGTCTAGAGATGCGTGGGACCCAAATTCCAGGATTCTTGGAAGGGAGGGGGACAAGGAATGGTGGGTCTAGAGTGCAATGTGTGAACCATCAGGGATTCCCACAATTCTTTCACCTCCACCCATACTAGGGGCTGttcccctgcttgctttgcttacCAATTCTGCCTACCCCAGCCCCTTTCCCCACACACCCAGACCtcaccaacccccctccccacatcTCCCCTTTGTTCTTCTGCCAGCCATGGCAGCAGCAGTGAGTGAGGGGGGAACCAAGGGACTTTCTCTCCTTTGTTCCCC belongs to Rhineura floridana isolate rRhiFlo1 chromosome 11, rRhiFlo1.hap2, whole genome shotgun sequence and includes:
- the TRIP6 gene encoding thyroid receptor-interacting protein 6, whose protein sequence is MSGPTWLPPKQVGAPGQLSITVSAPAACKPQKSFASAPGAPKPTYGSQEANGTVSATGMASRYLPPVPEPPSLPPDSVGEPHYSSPDDRGSGGSWSSVSPPSYPLQQGAPLDQGPSHPSSIDVQIDSLTSMLADLESTRHRRGDRQNLEPAPYSPALPQPGIARPAAAYKPSPSRTFSPAKPSGCTTEAYTKSMPYGGQPSQAPTYSAPAGLPSPYGIPVAGDSYAAGYHRAAAVPKPYPQPMPASYTTTSSSAGPPFNVQVKVAQPVLGYNQPRRRAEQAYGPPSPRLGYGAKPPPQYASEPGVRTRAHDVDPWYPEPPSYGRRLGEGEFYAGTGGHAKLGAPVGQYQPGLLKPGKEELVATPQMPASGGGLRFQHQAPPSRPEEELDRLTKKLVYDMNNPPSGEYFGRCARCGENVVGDGTGCVAMDQVFHVECFTCATCHCRLRGQPFYAIDRRSYCESCYIVTLEKCSMCSKPIMDRILRAMGKAYHPQCFTCVVCHRCLDGVPFTVDATSQIHCIEDFHRKFAPRCSVCGNAIMPEPGQEETVRIVALDRSFHIGCYKCEECGLLLSSEGDGRGCYPLDGHILCKNCSARRIQELSSKITTDC